In Vibrio celticus, one genomic interval encodes:
- a CDS encoding SulP family inorganic anion transporter gives MFEFPQFSKHSVKNDVLSGLTVALALVPEAVAFAFVAGVDPMVGLYAAFIVGLITSVFGGRPGMISGATGAMAVVMVSLVATHGVQYLFAAVMLAGLLQIAAGVFKLGKFIRIVPHPVMIGFVNGLAIVIFLAQLGQFKAPDVTGALTWLPSGQMTLMLGLVALTMAIIHFLPKLTTAVPSSLVAIVTVTALVVGLDLETRTVVDFLRTMSGDEAATLAGSLPTFSIPAVPFSLETLQIILPYAIILAAIGLIESLLTLTVLDEMTNTRGQSNRECVGQGMANVTCSVFGAMGGCAMIGQSMINVNSGGRGRLSGIVAAVALLMFILFGSALIEMIPLAALVGVMFMVVIGTFEWATFKLARRVPKQDFFVIVLVTVVTVLTDLAVAVGVGVVASALMFAWQHAKHIYADTSVNAEGSKEYKVNGPIFFGSTANFLELFDAYNDPQDVIVDFANSRVTDHSAIEAIDTIADRYAALGKTLHLRHLSQDCVAMLHKAGSLVEANVAEDPIYKVMSK, from the coding sequence ATGTTCGAATTCCCACAATTTTCAAAGCACTCTGTAAAGAATGACGTGCTTTCAGGTCTTACAGTAGCCCTAGCTCTGGTACCTGAAGCTGTAGCATTCGCCTTTGTTGCTGGCGTTGACCCAATGGTCGGTCTTTACGCAGCATTCATCGTAGGTTTAATCACTTCTGTCTTTGGCGGCCGTCCAGGTATGATTTCTGGTGCAACTGGCGCAATGGCGGTGGTAATGGTGAGCCTAGTGGCAACCCATGGCGTTCAATACCTATTCGCAGCCGTTATGCTGGCTGGCCTTCTGCAAATTGCAGCGGGTGTATTTAAACTAGGTAAATTTATCCGTATCGTTCCACATCCAGTAATGATTGGTTTCGTGAACGGTTTGGCTATTGTTATCTTCCTAGCTCAGCTTGGTCAATTTAAAGCGCCAGACGTAACAGGTGCGTTGACTTGGCTACCAAGCGGTCAAATGACACTAATGCTAGGTCTAGTAGCCCTTACAATGGCTATCATCCACTTCCTACCTAAGCTAACAACAGCGGTACCATCTTCATTGGTTGCTATTGTTACAGTAACGGCTTTGGTTGTGGGTCTTGACCTTGAAACTCGCACTGTTGTCGACTTCCTGCGTACAATGTCTGGTGACGAAGCTGCTACGCTAGCGGGCTCTCTTCCAACATTCTCAATTCCTGCTGTTCCGTTTTCTTTAGAGACACTACAGATCATCCTGCCTTACGCAATTATCCTTGCGGCTATCGGCCTGATTGAATCTCTGCTGACACTGACAGTACTAGACGAAATGACAAACACTCGTGGTCAATCTAACCGTGAATGTGTTGGTCAAGGTATGGCTAACGTAACGTGTTCTGTATTCGGCGCGATGGGTGGTTGTGCGATGATCGGTCAATCGATGATCAACGTAAACTCAGGTGGTCGTGGTCGTCTTTCAGGTATCGTAGCCGCAGTTGCACTACTGATGTTCATCCTGTTCGGTTCTGCACTGATTGAAATGATTCCTCTAGCAGCACTTGTGGGCGTAATGTTCATGGTTGTTATCGGCACATTTGAATGGGCAACCTTCAAGCTTGCGCGTCGCGTTCCTAAGCAAGACTTCTTCGTTATCGTTCTTGTTACCGTGGTAACCGTACTGACTGACCTTGCTGTAGCAGTAGGTGTTGGTGTTGTAGCTTCAGCGCTAATGTTCGCTTGGCAACATGCTAAACACATCTACGCAGACACGTCTGTAAACGCTGAAGGCTCAAAAGAGTACAAAGTTAACGGCCCAATCTTCTTTGGTTCAACGGCTAACTTCCTAGAGTTGTTTGACGCATACAACGATCCACAAGATGTAATCGTTGATTTCGCAAACTCACGCGTGACTGACCACTCTGCTATTGAAGCGATCGACACGATTGCTGACCGTTACGCGGCGCTAGGTAAAACACTTCACCTTCGCCACCTAAGCCAAGACTGTGTTGCTATGCTGCACAAGGCAGGTAGCTTAGTTGAAGCTAACGTTGCAGAAGACCCAATCTACAAAGTAATGTCTAAGTAA
- a CDS encoding low molecular weight protein-tyrosine-phosphatase — MKKILVVCMGNICRSPTVEAVLRKKAQQLDIDVVVDSAGTIGFHQGNPPDSRSKSVGEKRGYSFKGITSRKVVDNDFEEFDLILAADRANLDDLMSQCPVHLQYKLALFLSFGESQYQEIPDPYYGEGNGFELVLDLIEESSEAILRSM, encoded by the coding sequence ATGAAAAAGATACTCGTAGTTTGTATGGGGAATATTTGCCGTTCGCCAACAGTTGAAGCGGTGTTAAGGAAGAAAGCCCAACAGTTGGATATTGACGTTGTGGTCGACTCTGCAGGGACGATTGGTTTTCATCAAGGCAACCCGCCAGACTCACGTTCCAAATCTGTAGGAGAGAAGCGAGGCTACAGCTTTAAGGGGATTACTTCTCGTAAAGTGGTAGATAATGACTTCGAAGAATTTGACCTGATACTCGCGGCCGATAGGGCGAATCTAGATGACTTAATGAGCCAGTGCCCAGTTCACCTCCAATACAAGCTTGCGCTATTTTTGAGCTTTGGAGAGTCACAATATCAAGAGATCCCCGATCCGTATTATGGTGAGGGAAATGGCTTTGAATTGGTGTTGGACTTAATCGAAGAGTCTAGCGAAGCGATACTGCGTTCAATGTAG
- the cobO gene encoding cob(I)yrinic acid a,c-diamide adenosyltransferase encodes MSTEDNKEQRHKARQQKVKEQVDARVAAAQEVKGLLLVITGNGKGKSTSGFGTITRAVGHGKKCAVAQFVKGTWDNGEKNVLQKLDVEFQVMGTGFTWETQNKAQDIEAAQRVWKECQRMLADESIDVILFDELTYMVSYGYIELDEVVEALNNRPKMQSVIITGRGAHRTLTDMADTVSEVRNVKHAFESGVKALQGVDW; translated from the coding sequence ATGTCGACTGAAGACAACAAAGAACAACGCCACAAAGCAAGACAACAGAAAGTAAAAGAACAAGTCGATGCACGTGTCGCTGCAGCACAAGAAGTAAAAGGCCTATTGCTGGTCATTACTGGTAACGGTAAAGGTAAATCAACATCCGGTTTTGGTACGATTACACGTGCAGTCGGTCATGGTAAGAAATGTGCCGTCGCTCAGTTTGTAAAAGGAACATGGGATAACGGTGAAAAGAACGTTCTCCAAAAGCTCGACGTAGAGTTCCAAGTAATGGGCACCGGCTTTACTTGGGAAACTCAAAACAAAGCTCAAGATATAGAAGCCGCACAGCGCGTGTGGAAAGAGTGTCAGCGTATGCTAGCCGATGAGTCGATTGATGTGATTCTGTTTGATGAGCTGACTTACATGGTGAGTTACGGCTACATTGAACTGGATGAAGTGGTAGAAGCTCTAAACAACCGTCCGAAAATGCAGTCCGTGATCATTACTGGCCGTGGAGCGCACCGCACTTTAACCGACATGGCTGATACCGTGTCTGAAGTTCGTAACGTTAAACACGCTTTCGAATCTGGTGTAAAAGCGCTTCAAGGCGTGGATTGGTAA
- a CDS encoding AsmA family protein — protein sequence MKKLLIFIAVPVFVVIAAILALVLLVNPNQFKPLIVEQAQKHTGLELVIEGDISWQFFPSIGFELGQTELRNPEGFTQPNLFKVDTVGVDVSVTPLFSNQLEIGNITLDGAEFYLETLKDGRKNIDALTQASAPQESEPVADTSSESAPAPQEQTTTDASGWTINLAGVTVSNALFEMDDKQAGSFTKLYDVSLNLSEFAVDTWTTATFAASGENNQQKFSAEGSAEFKLAEGFASYALRNIDLNAKFNDPATSIESAKIGLNTFEFDKVNQLTYAVIGNAAGLDLDLKGGGELTVDSAISKVTLNKLTLDSTFKGDTLPQSPMKVDMLSDLSFDLNKSHLSFVLEKLQANAIALDGKADVTLSEIPKVRFSLHSPNIDLDEFLGLGNTTETASTAPSGSAGGSTSNSGSSAPAKEVEPDLSALKTLDVKGDITIDKFKANNAKMQNVKTAFSVNRGIAELTSFTSNLYQGSISATAKLDARKTPATYTAKKKIKGVKVQPLLVDVAENDMLEGTGNIDVNVKGKSLTPTGIKKNLVGTIAINFEDGAVNGINVAQLIRENYAKIKGEKVESTNEAQKTDFSAMKATLKVDKGWVSTNDLSAQSPLLRVTGQGKANFINETVDFLVSTSIVGSLEGQGGKSIDDLKDVTIPIKVTGQWADPKFALVFDDVLKQKAQKEIDRGVNKLTDKIKDEKTKEAVDGLLKGFFN from the coding sequence ATGAAGAAACTACTCATTTTCATAGCTGTACCAGTGTTTGTTGTAATTGCAGCAATTCTGGCACTAGTGCTGTTAGTGAATCCCAACCAATTTAAGCCATTAATTGTCGAACAAGCTCAAAAACACACCGGCCTAGAGCTCGTGATCGAGGGTGATATCAGCTGGCAATTTTTCCCATCCATTGGCTTTGAACTTGGTCAAACTGAATTACGTAACCCAGAAGGGTTCACCCAACCGAACCTATTCAAGGTTGATACCGTTGGCGTTGATGTTTCGGTTACTCCGCTATTTAGCAACCAACTAGAGATCGGCAACATTACTCTAGATGGTGCAGAATTCTATTTAGAAACGCTTAAAGATGGTCGCAAGAACATTGATGCACTAACGCAAGCGTCAGCGCCTCAAGAATCTGAGCCAGTAGCAGACACAAGTTCTGAATCAGCGCCTGCCCCTCAAGAGCAAACTACCACAGACGCATCGGGTTGGACGATCAACCTTGCAGGTGTCACTGTATCAAACGCATTGTTTGAAATGGACGACAAGCAAGCGGGTTCATTCACTAAGTTGTACGATGTGTCTTTGAATCTTTCTGAGTTTGCCGTTGATACATGGACAACCGCGACGTTTGCGGCTTCTGGTGAAAACAATCAACAGAAGTTCTCTGCGGAAGGTAGCGCAGAGTTCAAGTTAGCTGAAGGCTTCGCAAGTTACGCACTTCGTAATATCGACTTAAACGCTAAGTTCAATGATCCAGCGACGTCGATTGAGTCAGCAAAAATTGGCTTGAATACGTTCGAGTTCGATAAGGTAAACCAACTGACTTACGCTGTAATCGGTAACGCGGCTGGCCTTGACCTTGATCTTAAAGGTGGCGGTGAACTTACGGTTGATAGCGCGATTTCAAAAGTAACGCTGAACAAATTAACGTTAGACTCAACATTCAAAGGCGACACGCTTCCTCAGTCTCCAATGAAAGTCGACATGCTGTCTGACTTAAGCTTCGATCTGAACAAGAGCCACCTGAGCTTTGTGTTAGAGAAGCTACAAGCTAACGCTATTGCATTAGACGGTAAAGCAGACGTAACCCTATCTGAAATACCAAAGGTTCGTTTCTCTCTTCATAGCCCGAATATTGATTTGGACGAGTTCCTAGGCTTAGGCAATACAACAGAAACAGCAAGCACTGCTCCTTCTGGTTCTGCTGGTGGCTCAACGTCAAACTCTGGTAGTTCAGCTCCTGCTAAAGAAGTGGAACCTGATCTGTCGGCTCTGAAAACGTTAGACGTGAAAGGTGACATTACGATTGATAAGTTCAAGGCGAACAACGCGAAAATGCAGAATGTTAAAACGGCATTTTCGGTTAACCGTGGTATCGCAGAGCTAACTTCATTCACATCGAATCTTTACCAAGGCTCTATTTCAGCTACGGCTAAGCTAGATGCTCGTAAAACACCGGCGACTTACACGGCTAAGAAGAAAATTAAAGGCGTGAAAGTACAACCGTTACTGGTTGATGTTGCAGAGAACGATATGCTGGAAGGTACCGGTAATATTGATGTCAACGTGAAAGGTAAGAGTCTAACTCCGACGGGTATCAAGAAAAACCTAGTCGGTACTATCGCGATTAACTTTGAAGATGGTGCAGTTAACGGCATTAACGTAGCTCAACTGATTCGAGAAAACTACGCTAAGATCAAGGGCGAGAAAGTTGAAAGCACAAATGAAGCTCAAAAAACGGACTTCAGTGCAATGAAAGCGACACTGAAAGTGGACAAAGGTTGGGTTTCAACGAACGACTTATCTGCACAGTCGCCACTGTTACGTGTGACAGGCCAAGGTAAAGCGAACTTCATTAATGAGACTGTAGACTTCCTTGTTAGTACATCGATTGTGGGTTCACTTGAAGGTCAGGGCGGTAAGAGCATCGATGATCTGAAAGATGTGACTATCCCAATTAAGGTAACCGGCCAATGGGCTGACCCGAAATTTGCACTTGTTTTTGATGATGTATTGAAACAGAAAGCACAGAAAGAAATTGACCGTGGTGTGAACAAGCTAACGGACAAGATCAAAGACGAGAAAACCAAAGAAGCCGTAGATGGTTTATTGAAAGGTTTCTTTAACTAA
- the udk gene encoding uridine kinase: MSDNNQCVIVGIAGASASGKSLIASTIYNELREKVGDHQIGVITEDCYYSDQSHLSMEERVKTNYDHPNALDHDLLCEHLQQLMSGNAVEVPEYSYTEHTRTSETTTLTPKKVIILEGILLLTDPRLRKLMHASVFMDTPLDICLLRRVKRDVEERGRTMDTVLKQYQETVRPMFMQFIEPSKQHADIIVPRGGKNRIAIDVLKAHIAKLLKS; encoded by the coding sequence ATGTCTGATAATAATCAATGTGTCATCGTAGGTATCGCTGGCGCTTCAGCTTCAGGAAAAAGTCTGATTGCTAGTACAATTTATAATGAATTGCGCGAAAAAGTAGGCGACCATCAAATTGGTGTTATCACGGAAGATTGCTATTACAGCGACCAAAGCCACTTGAGTATGGAAGAGCGTGTTAAAACTAACTACGATCACCCAAATGCACTAGATCATGATCTTTTATGTGAACATCTACAGCAGCTAATGAGTGGCAACGCCGTAGAAGTTCCTGAATACAGCTACACAGAGCACACACGTACTTCTGAAACGACTACACTTACTCCAAAGAAAGTGATCATTTTAGAGGGTATTCTGCTTCTAACAGACCCGCGTCTTCGTAAACTAATGCACGCAAGTGTGTTTATGGATACACCATTAGACATCTGTCTACTACGCCGTGTTAAGCGTGATGTAGAAGAGCGTGGTCGCACAATGGACACTGTACTTAAGCAATACCAAGAAACAGTACGTCCAATGTTCATGCAGTTTATCGAGCCTTCAAAACAACATGCAGACATCATCGTTCCTCGTGGTGGTAAAAACCGTATTGCGATTGATGTGCTAAAAGCGCACATTGCGAAGTTGTTGAAGTCTTAA
- the apbC gene encoding iron-sulfur cluster carrier protein ApbC, protein MRNFTSKQDFCSWLNEFESPILIPEWALHQNIVSVDPRGSFVITLPFAANQLAVELEQWIHSQIEQQLVSAFQFEVKVKPSALETTVATPLKGVKNIIAVTSAKGGVGKSTTSVNLALALSKSGSKVGLLDADIYGPSVPMMLGQLDAKPEVQNNKWMMPIEAHGIFTHSIGYLVSKDDAAIWRGPMAAKALGQLVNETVWPELDYLVIDMPPGTGDIQLTLSQQIPVTGAVVVTTPQDLALADARKGVAMFDKVSVPVAGLVENMSYHICSHCGEKEHIFGAGGAEAMSEEFYLDILAQIPLHIGVREDIDAGCPTVIRRPDSEHTRHYLELAENVAAKMFWTGKARPEAINFSLVE, encoded by the coding sequence ATGCGTAACTTTACTTCTAAGCAAGATTTCTGTTCATGGTTGAATGAGTTCGAGTCACCAATCCTCATCCCAGAGTGGGCGCTACACCAAAATATTGTATCGGTTGATCCGCGTGGATCATTTGTTATCACCTTACCTTTTGCCGCTAATCAGCTTGCGGTTGAATTGGAACAGTGGATTCACTCTCAGATTGAACAACAGCTTGTTAGCGCTTTTCAGTTTGAAGTAAAAGTGAAACCGTCTGCGCTGGAAACCACAGTGGCGACGCCATTGAAGGGTGTTAAGAATATTATTGCCGTGACGTCGGCAAAGGGTGGGGTGGGTAAATCAACGACTTCAGTAAACCTTGCGCTCGCGCTATCTAAGTCAGGTTCAAAAGTGGGTTTGTTGGATGCGGATATCTACGGCCCATCAGTGCCTATGATGCTCGGCCAACTAGACGCGAAACCAGAAGTACAGAACAACAAATGGATGATGCCCATCGAGGCACATGGCATTTTTACCCACTCAATTGGCTATCTTGTTTCGAAAGATGATGCGGCAATCTGGCGTGGCCCTATGGCAGCGAAGGCTTTGGGGCAGCTTGTTAATGAAACAGTATGGCCAGAGTTGGATTACCTTGTGATCGACATGCCACCGGGCACGGGTGATATTCAGTTGACGTTGTCGCAACAGATCCCGGTGACGGGCGCAGTAGTGGTGACCACTCCTCAAGATTTGGCATTAGCGGATGCGCGTAAAGGTGTCGCAATGTTTGATAAGGTAAGCGTGCCAGTGGCAGGCTTAGTTGAAAACATGAGCTATCATATTTGTAGTCACTGTGGTGAGAAAGAGCATATCTTTGGTGCTGGTGGTGCAGAAGCGATGTCAGAAGAATTTTACCTCGATATTTTGGCACAGATCCCTCTTCATATTGGTGTGCGAGAAGACATCGACGCAGGTTGCCCTACGGTGATTCGTCGTCCAGATAGTGAACATACACGTCACTACTTAGAGCTTGCAGAGAATGTGGCTGCGAAGATGTTCTGGACCGGCAAGGCGAGACCAGAAGCGATTAACTTTTCTTTGGTTGAATAG
- the metG gene encoding methionine--tRNA ligase, protein MATDPRQLLVTCALPYANGSIHLGHMLEHIQADIWVRYQRLRGNTVNFICADDAHGTPIMLKAQQMGITPEEMIAAVSEEHQKDFAGFDISFDNYHSTHSEENRELASHIYLELKKNGFISSRTISQLFDPEKEMFLPDRFVKGTCPKCKSEDQYGDNCDNCGETYSPTELINPKSAVSGATPVMKDSEHFFFDLPQFESMLKEWTRSGSLQNETANKMQEWFESGLQQWDISRDAPYFGFEIPGEKDKFFYVWLDAPVGYMASFKNLCDKRDDLNFDEYWKKDSTTELYHFIGKDIVYFHSLFWPAMLDGAGFRKPNNVFVHGYVTVNGAKMSKSKGTFIKASTYLNHLDPECLRYYYAAKLNSRIDDLDLNLEDFTQRVNADVVNKIVNLASRNAGFITKRFEGKLAAEFAEPELYNEFVAAAERIGELYETREFSRAIREITALADKANQYIDEKAPWVLAKEEGKEAELQQVSSVGINLFRILMAYLKPVMPELAARTEAFLNEELTWEAIATPLTDHEITKFKALFNRIDPKKVEAMVESSKEDAAAEAAAKEKAEAEKEQASQTELDKEPIADEIEFDAFAAVDMRIARIISCEEVPKANKLLKFQLDIGGETRQVFSGIKSAYKPEELEGKLTVMVANLKPRKMKFGMSEGMILAAGPGGSDLWILEPHEGAQPGMRVM, encoded by the coding sequence ATGGCAACTGATCCAAGACAACTTTTGGTAACTTGTGCGCTTCCGTACGCTAACGGCTCTATTCACCTTGGTCATATGCTTGAGCATATCCAAGCTGATATCTGGGTTCGATACCAGCGTCTACGTGGCAACACTGTAAACTTCATCTGTGCTGACGATGCTCACGGCACGCCAATTATGCTTAAAGCTCAACAGATGGGTATCACACCAGAAGAGATGATCGCTGCTGTTAGTGAAGAGCACCAAAAAGACTTCGCTGGCTTTGATATCAGCTTTGATAACTACCACAGCACACACAGCGAAGAGAACCGTGAACTGGCTTCTCACATCTACCTAGAACTTAAAAAGAACGGCTTCATTTCTAGCCGTACTATTTCTCAGCTTTTCGACCCTGAGAAAGAGATGTTTCTACCAGACCGCTTCGTAAAAGGTACTTGCCCTAAGTGTAAATCAGAAGACCAGTATGGTGATAACTGTGATAACTGTGGTGAGACATATAGCCCAACTGAACTGATTAACCCTAAATCAGCGGTTTCTGGCGCAACTCCAGTAATGAAAGACTCTGAGCACTTCTTCTTCGACCTACCTCAGTTCGAAAGTATGCTTAAAGAATGGACTCGTTCTGGCTCTCTACAGAATGAAACTGCAAACAAAATGCAGGAATGGTTTGAGTCTGGTCTGCAACAGTGGGATATCTCACGTGATGCACCTTACTTTGGCTTTGAAATCCCAGGCGAAAAAGACAAGTTCTTCTACGTATGGCTAGACGCACCTGTTGGCTACATGGCTTCTTTCAAGAACCTATGTGACAAACGTGACGATCTAAACTTCGATGAATACTGGAAGAAAGACAGCACAACTGAGCTTTACCACTTCATCGGTAAAGACATCGTTTACTTCCACAGCCTATTCTGGCCAGCAATGCTAGACGGCGCAGGTTTCCGTAAGCCAAACAACGTATTCGTACACGGCTACGTAACAGTGAACGGTGCGAAGATGTCTAAGTCGAAAGGCACATTCATCAAAGCAAGCACGTACCTAAACCACTTAGACCCTGAGTGTCTACGTTACTACTACGCTGCGAAACTAAACAGCCGCATCGATGACTTAGATCTTAACCTTGAAGACTTCACTCAACGTGTAAACGCTGACGTAGTAAACAAGATTGTTAACCTAGCTTCTCGTAACGCTGGCTTCATTACTAAGCGTTTTGAAGGCAAGCTAGCTGCTGAATTTGCAGAGCCTGAGCTATACAACGAATTCGTTGCTGCTGCTGAGCGTATCGGTGAGCTATACGAAACTCGTGAATTCAGCCGTGCTATCCGTGAAATCACTGCACTAGCGGATAAAGCTAACCAGTACATCGACGAAAAAGCACCTTGGGTTCTTGCAAAAGAAGAAGGCAAAGAAGCTGAGCTTCAACAAGTTTCTTCTGTAGGTATTAACCTATTCCGCATACTGATGGCTTACCTGAAACCAGTGATGCCAGAGCTTGCCGCTCGCACTGAAGCTTTCCTAAACGAAGAGCTAACGTGGGAAGCGATTGCTACTCCGCTAACTGATCACGAGATCACTAAGTTCAAAGCGCTATTCAACCGTATTGACCCTAAGAAAGTGGAAGCCATGGTTGAGTCTTCTAAAGAAGATGCAGCCGCTGAAGCAGCAGCGAAAGAAAAAGCAGAAGCTGAAAAAGAACAAGCAAGCCAAACTGAGCTAGACAAAGAGCCAATCGCAGACGAGATTGAGTTCGATGCCTTTGCTGCAGTAGACATGCGTATTGCTCGTATCATCTCTTGTGAAGAAGTACCAAAAGCGAACAAACTACTGAAGTTCCAACTGGACATCGGTGGTGAGACTCGCCAAGTATTCTCTGGTATCAAATCAGCATACAAACCTGAAGAGCTAGAAGGCAAGCTAACTGTAATGGTAGCAAACCTAAAACCTCGTAAGATGAAGTTTGGTATGTCTGAAGGCATGATCCTAGCAGCGGGTCCTGGCGGCAGCGACCTATGGATCCTTGAGCCACACGAAGGTGCTCAACCTGGTATGCGTGTAATGTAA
- a CDS encoding YehS family protein, which produces MTNNEILRRIQHALNLKNAQIIKAIEQADVTVAHDQVINWLKDDNDKSCSKMKDKELAVFLNGFINFKRGKKEGEQPKPEVALTNNMIFMKLRIALNMKAEDVLDVLEVVGISLSKYEIGAYFRKPENKNYKVCEDQLLCDFLNGVQFTNRPDSEEFAG; this is translated from the coding sequence GTGACTAACAACGAAATCTTGCGTCGTATTCAACACGCACTAAACCTTAAAAATGCACAAATCATCAAAGCTATCGAACAAGCTGATGTGACCGTTGCTCATGACCAAGTGATAAACTGGCTAAAAGACGACAACGACAAGTCATGCTCTAAGATGAAAGATAAAGAGTTAGCGGTATTCCTAAATGGTTTCATCAACTTTAAGCGTGGCAAAAAAGAAGGCGAGCAACCTAAACCTGAAGTTGCACTTACCAACAACATGATCTTCATGAAGCTTCGTATCGCATTAAACATGAAAGCAGAAGATGTTTTGGACGTACTAGAAGTGGTTGGCATTAGCTTGAGCAAGTACGAAATCGGCGCTTACTTCCGCAAGCCAGAAAACAAAAACTACAAAGTGTGTGAAGACCAACTACTTTGCGATTTTCTAAACGGTGTGCAATTTACCAACCGTCCAGACTCAGAAGAGTTTGCGGGGTAA
- the fadR gene encoding fatty acid metabolism transcriptional regulator FadR yields MVIKAKSPAGFAEKYIIESIWNGRFPPGSILPAERELSELIGVTRTTLREVLQRLARDGWLTIQHGKPTKVNQFMETSGLHILDTLMTLDVDNASKMVEDLLAARTNISPIFMRYAFKSNKEASERTISNVIESCEALLAAPTWDEFLESSPYADKIKQSVKEDVEKDEAKRQTILIAKTFNFYDYMLFQRLAFHSGNQIYGLIFNGVRKLYDRIGSYYFSNPEARRLAMDFYKELFIICESGQRENLPLVIRNYGIASAQVWNEMKTTLPTNFTEDDS; encoded by the coding sequence ATGGTCATTAAGGCGAAGAGCCCGGCAGGATTTGCAGAGAAGTATATTATTGAAAGTATTTGGAATGGCCGTTTCCCTCCAGGTTCTATCTTGCCAGCAGAGCGTGAGCTTTCCGAGCTGATTGGCGTTACACGGACTACGCTTCGTGAAGTACTTCAGCGTCTTGCACGTGATGGTTGGTTGACAATCCAACATGGCAAGCCAACGAAAGTTAATCAGTTTATGGAAACCTCAGGTCTTCATATTCTCGATACATTGATGACGTTGGACGTGGATAATGCAAGTAAGATGGTAGAAGACTTGCTTGCTGCTCGAACGAATATCAGCCCTATCTTTATGCGTTACGCATTCAAATCAAATAAAGAAGCTTCAGAGCGTACGATCAGTAATGTGATTGAATCTTGCGAAGCGCTACTTGCGGCACCAACGTGGGACGAGTTTTTAGAGTCTTCACCTTATGCTGATAAGATCAAACAATCAGTGAAAGAAGATGTAGAAAAAGATGAAGCGAAACGTCAGACGATACTAATCGCGAAGACTTTTAACTTTTATGACTACATGCTTTTCCAACGCCTGGCATTCCATTCAGGCAACCAAATCTATGGCCTGATTTTTAATGGTGTGCGTAAATTGTATGACCGAATTGGCAGTTACTACTTCTCTAACCCAGAAGCTCGACGCTTGGCGATGGACTTCTATAAAGAGTTGTTCATTATCTGCGAGAGCGGCCAACGTGAAAACTTGCCATTAGTGATTCGTAACTACGGCATCGCAAGTGCACAAGTTTGGAATGAAATGAAAACGACATTACCAACGAACTTCACTGAAGACGACAGCTAA